In a genomic window of Diabrotica undecimpunctata isolate CICGRU chromosome 2, icDiaUnde3, whole genome shotgun sequence:
- the LOC140434104 gene encoding protein extra-macrochaetae-like, with amino-acid sequence MKAVVSALCTENGISAISGKITKRKDIENEEIQMYLSKLKDLVPFMPKNKKLSKLEVIQYVIDYICDLQSALETHPAVNAFDAAAALGQKKSQAAISPRQPLGVRPSPNTILAPCEAPILQNVTSSEALTPSDRQLSC; translated from the exons ATGAAGGCCGTAGTCAGTGCATTGTGTACCGAGAACGGGATTTCCGCCATCAGCGGAAAAATCACCAAGCGTAAGGATATCGAGAACGAAGAAATTCAGATGTACCTCTCCAAACTCAAGGATCTCGTTCCGTTCATGCCCAAAAACAAGAAACTATCAAAATTGGAAGTTATTCAATACGTTATTGACTATATTTGTGATTTACAAAGTGCTTTGGAAACGCATCCTGCCGTCAACGCTTTCGATGCAGCTGCTGCTCTCGGGCAGAAGAAGTCACAAGCAGCAATCAGCCCCAGGCAGCCTCTAGGAGTCAGGCCTAGCCCCAACACCATCCTCGCACCATGCGAAGCTCCTATTCTTCAAAATGTCACG AGTTCCGAAGCTTTAACGCCATCAGATAGGCAGTTGTCCTGTTAA